Within Eggerthella sp. YY7918, the genomic segment GCATTAGGACAACGCCCCAACCGAGTTCATCCATCATCTCGTTGGTCACGAAGTAATCGTTGACATTGGCTACAAGGGCGAGGGCGATATCGCTGTCGGGCAAAATGAAAACGCACGAGGTTCCCGTTTCGACCAGACCGCTGTGGCGCAGCACCGGTTCAGGGAGAGGCTCTTTCACGGTGGCCCAGCCATAGCCATACCAGAAGGGAACCTCCTCTTCGACATACACGGTGTCGCCGTAGAACATCGTATCGATGCTCTCTTGAGAAAGAATTCCGTTCCCGCCGTTCAGATACATTTGCAAATAGGTTCCCAGATCGCTTGAGGAAGAGGAAAGGTAACCCGCCGGTACAGTGATCCAGGCGTCGTGCGAGGAAGGATAGTGGGGCGCGGATTTGAGCGGGATACCCCAATAATTCGTGTATCCGTCAATCAATCCGTTTTCCCTGCTTTCTTCCAACGTTGCGGCGGTGCGAGAAAGCCCTAACGGCTCAAGTACCTGGGTGGATAGGTATTCGGCATACGATTTTCCCGTGACGGTCTCGATGATTTCCCCCAACAGGGAGTAGTTCACGTTTGCGTAGTGGTGAACGCCCTGCTCGTTAACCAAACAGTAATTTTCAAGCGTCTGATGTTCGCCCAGTCCGCTTGTGTGGTTCAGCAACTGGCCGACCGTGATGGCATCGCCATCAGTTGCATGCGGCAGATAGGTTGACAGTGGTGCGGCCAGGTCTATCTTTTGCTGCTCGACCAACTGCATGATGCAAACGGCCGTGAATGACTTGCTCACCGAACCGAGCAGAAAGGACGTATCGCTGCCGCATTGCCCGTAGGTTCCGGAAAACAGCACATCATCTTTACTGACGATACGCACCGACAGTGCGGGGATATGCGCGTTTGCGACACCTGCTTGCAGGTACGTGTCGATGGCGTGGTACACATCGGGCTGCGTTGGTGATTCTGCGTTTTCGAGGGCATGGGCGGGTTGGGTTGCAGGCAAGGTCACGAGCAGGCAAAAGGCGCAGAGCACCACAAGAGGCGCAAGCAGTTTTCTCCGAGAGCTCATGGCCATCTTTTCCTTTTGCTACGGCCTCGTTGTCTTTGGTTTGCGGGCTTCGGTAGGGAAAGTGATCGGGGAAGGTGCGATACGCACCGTTCGATCTCCTTACCAAACTCATTCTATGCCAAAAAGCATGCAAGATGAAGTGGAAGCCGGTTTGGGTGTTGCGTAAGCATTGGCACTGCAAGAGTATTGTGTAGAAGAACGATGCCCGATATGATGGATACACGAATATTTTGAGGGGAAATGCCAGAGTGTACGGCATCTTTGAGAAAGGCTTCGCCATGGAATCCATCACTTTACCCAAAAACCGTTTGATTGCCGTGGCCCTGTCTCTTCTGCTTGTGTGTTCGTTTATACCTACCGTCGGCTTTGCAACCGAAACAGGGGATTCCACTCCTCAGGTCGTTCCCTCGACCGAACAGCCTGAATCGACGGGCGAAGTAACGGATGAGGTAACGAAAGAAGATGCAGGCGAGAAGTCTTTCGATGCTGAAAACGTGTCTACAGAGGATCAGCTTGCTGCGCCTGAGGCCGGGGGGGGGGGTCGCCCTCTGTTAGCCTTTTATCCGAGCCTAGTCTAAACGCTGCACCCTCCTCTGCGCCTAGAGCGCTGTCGTGGCAGGGACAGGGCACGGACGTCGATCCCTATCGCATCGCTACTGAGGCCGATCTTCGGCTGCTTGCTCAGAACGTCAACGCAGGCACGAACTACGACGGCGCCTTCTTCAAACTGACGGAGGATATCGCGCTTGGCTCTGCATGGACGCCTATCGGCACGGGGACGGCCCCGTTCAAGGGCACCTTCGATGGTGGCAGCAAGACCATCAGCAACCTTTCGATCAATCTCCAGCAAGAAGGCGACATCTACGCGGGGCTGTTCGGCAACGTTGAAAATGGGACTATTCGCAACTTAATGGTGGATGGAACGCTGAGCGTAAAATCCACGGGTGAGTCCGGCGCGCAGAAGGGTGATGTGTACGCAGGTATTATCGTTGGTAGAGCCCATAGCGGAGCCGTTCTCGAAGGCGTTAATGCGAACGGTGAGGGGATGTCAGCCGAGACGGTAACGCAAGATGGCAAGACCGTTATCGGTGCTATCGCAGGGGAGGCATCCTCTGTCAAAAAGGTACACGTTGAGCTTCCTCGGCCGGCGATGGGAATAAGCTTTGGTGACCCGCATATCGGTGGGGCGGTTGGCGAAGCGACAGGCCCCATAGAAAATGTCCATGTGAAGCTTGCGAGTCTTTCCGGAGAGGCAGTGCACTCCGGTGTATCCGTAGGAGGTGTTGTCGGTTTCTCCTCGTATGCAATCAGGAATTGCACGGTCCAGGTTGCAGGAGATATGTCCGCTCAGTCGGAATCGTCGGTTATGGTGGGAGGCGTTGTGGGTTTGATGTCAGGCTTTTCCGGCACCAATAATATCGAAGGATGCTCCGTGACGGTTGGAGGAAGCATCTTGGCGTCATCAAGTGGAGGGTCAGCTAGCGTTGGCAATGCGTTTGCGGGCGGCATTCTGGGGTGGGCGCAAGGTACTTCAATGGTAAAGGATTGTGTGGCAAAGGTTTCTGGGGACGTGCGAGCTCTATCTCAGGATGTGCAGAGTTTTTCCGGCGGTATAGCGGGGTACTTGCAATACGGCATTGAGGAGAGCGGTTGTTCTGTTGCTGGCAGCGTGGAGGCCCGTTCCGCGACCCAAGCCCATGCTGGCGGCATGGCTGGGCTT encodes:
- a CDS encoding serine hydrolase, producing the protein MSSRRKLLAPLVVLCAFCLLVTLPATQPAHALENAESPTQPDVYHAIDTYLQAGVANAHIPALSVRIVSKDDVLFSGTYGQCGSDTSFLLGSVSKSFTAVCIMQLVEQQKIDLAAPLSTYLPHATDGDAITVGQLLNHTSGLGEHQTLENYCLVNEQGVHHYANVNYSLLGEIIETVTGKSYAEYLSTQVLEPLGLSRTAATLEESRENGLIDGYTNYWGIPLKSAPHYPSSHDAWITVPAGYLSSSSSDLGTYLQMYLNGGNGILSQESIDTMFYGDTVYVEEEVPFWYGYGWATVKEPLPEPVLRHSGLVETGTSCVFILPDSDIALALVANVNDYFVTNEMMDELGWGVVLMLLGYSLPEISDSAYAVKHLWIDLIMLAVLVVALLPWCFLPRFLRTRNRRKLSFDVAILVLVHGALPAFILSLVSLVFGTPLWVAQAFVPDVFITVLVSSALLFSCGAVKGIILYRTRRPRAAKEAAS